A region of the Chlamydia felis Fe/C-56 genome:
CCCATTAATCATGGCTGCCATTCTCATATTTTATTTGGGATTTCAGAAATTCACCATTTTCTATCAGCACTCGATCAATATCTCTAAGGTATGCTTTGTGGGGCTGTTTTATGCCGGCCTTGTGATTTTCGGAGAACTTCAAGAATGGTGGGTATTGGAGTTAATGCATAGAATGTCGGATTTTGGTTATATGATCACCTCATATACCCTTTCCATATTCTTAGACAATGCTCTGGTGAACTATCTTGTTCACAACCTCCCAGTAGCTACAGATTGTTTCCTTTATCTCGTTATCGTAGGATGCATGTCTGCTGGAGGCCTCACAATTATTTCTAATATGCCCAATGTTGTGGGTTATCTAATCCTAAAACCCTCATTCCCTGCTTTATCATCGTCTTTGGGATGGTTGTTCTTATTTGCACTAGGACCGTCAATCATTTCTTTGATGATCTTTTGGTTTCTCAGAGATGTCCCAGAATTTGTTTACTGCTTCTTCAGATAGGAAATACTTATCCCTCTTTCCCATGAATATACACAGGAATTTCTTCTCCTAATTTCTGGTTAAGAAATTCCTGACAGTAAGATTTAAAAGTCGCATAATCCATATTCTGGGCTGCGGAAATTTTTTCATTAGGTAGTGAAAATTGAACAGAGGCCTTTTCAAAGGCGAAGGAAAATAATGCTGATCCCATGGATTCCAAAGAAGAAGAAGGATCAGTAATGTTTTTTATATATGCATTTTTTAAATCAGAAAAATATTGATCCGACATACCAAATTTCTCTGGAGATACAGCAACCTCTTTGATGAAAGTCTGCGTTTTTGTTGCAAGTTCTTGAGGCGTGTAAGCGTTAGAGCGAATATAAAACAGGCCTGAAGGACATAGTAAAGGCTCGTGATAACATGCTCCTACTACATAACCCAGCTGCTGCTCCGTGCGTAAATGATAAAATGCTATGTGATGTAACCATTTAAACATCATCTCTGTAGCAACGATATGATCCACGGAAGAAGAATGCTTATCTTGAAGAACTAGTAACATAGCATTTCCCGATAAAGGATAGTCTATTTTTATACTTGAGACTTCTTTGTCTTGCCTTTGATAGTAAAAAGCATCCGCAGTATATGTAGGATAAGAAGAGGTGAAATCTTTAACGATAGAGATTAATTGTTGTTCTTGCTCATGTGATGACGGTCCAAGAGCCAAAGCCTCAACATGTAATTGTTCAAACATGAGTTTTGAGAAGTTTTCAATCTCTTCAAAATCTATTGTTTTCAGAGCAGATAGTTTATCTTGATAAGAGTACACATCATGTAATGTATAAGACCAAAGATTAGCCATTCCCGCGCGTATGGGGCATTTCGTAATCTTTTGCTGATAGGTTTCCATGAGCTGCTGCTTATAAATCTCGAATCTCTCTTTGCTTATAGAGGGATCAAAGGAGGATAAAATAGACCTTAATAGAATCGGGGCTGTTGTGCTGTACCCTGAGATTTCTAAGTTCAATCCATCCCCACGCAAAGAAGTAGAGAAACATAGCCCAGCCTGAGAAGCCTAATAGTATTGCTTAACGAGGCGTTCGTTAATGGCTAGAGAACATAGATCGGTGGCTATTAAAGAACGAATATCCTTTCTCGAGATACTGGGGGAGCGCATGCGTAAATTTATAGAAAGTTTGGGCGTGGTGTAATAATGATCTTCACAATAGTAGAAGGTAAGACCAGAATCTTTATAAGCCAGGCGAGGTGAGAAAGGAAACTCTGTACTTTCTCGTTTAGATATCTCTACGACCTCAATATTTTTCGGAATATAGATATTCTGTTGGGGTAGAGTCATAAGCTCTTGGGAAGAAGCTTGTTTGTAGGACTCTAAATCTGACAGAGGTTTTTCATAATAATCCATATTAAAAATTGTGTCGTGGTGTTTTATTGCCTCTTTCCAATTTTCAGAATTTTTTGAGGATAAAACATAGCGTGCCTGATAGGGGTCAGAGAGAATTCCTAAAATATGTTGTTCTTCTTCAGAGGAGTATTCAGGATAAACAAGCGATTGATACGGGAAAGTAGTGAGATCTTCATTTACAAGATTTGTGATTTGTTCCAGAAGAGTTTTAAATAGATCCGTTTTTGAGCTGTAGCAGTATTCTAAAGTATTAATCTTAGAGATATCTTGTAAACAGTGTTTGGGGATCCCTTGCTTTTGGATTTGATGTAGACACTCAAAAGTATGGAGTAATACTCTGGAGTATTCTTTTTCTCCTTTGTCAGTAAGCTGATAATACAAGGTAAAATTCCCCGTATTTTCAGATGTCTTATAAAATCCAGAATCAAACTCTGTAATAAGCTTTTCTTCTTTTAATAAAGAAACAAGACTACCCGGAGCTTCGTGATTTAAAACATAAGAAAGAGCGGCATAATAACCCAGAGGCGCTTGAGAGGTGTTATTATCTATATGCCAGTAGATTTGTATACTTGCTGTGGGTTCTACAGCAGTGTTAATATAAAGTTTCCCTGCTGAAGAGGTGTCCTGAGAGGGAAAAATCGGCTTGTGAATTTTATGGTTTTTCTTGGAAGGGATTTGAGAGAAGATTTTTGAAAAGATCTTCGTGGCTTTCTCTATAGGCTCTGTCGTATGGATAACAGCAATCATGTTTTCTGGATGATAATGCTGGTTAAACCATGTGTGCATGTCTTGAGATCGTACTTGTGCTAGCGTAGAAGCATTTCCACACCCAAACCTTTGAATGGGATTCCCTTGAGGTGCAATGAGTTGCTGAATGCGGTAGACACGGCGAGGATCCGTATTTGGGTGTATGGAAAATTCTTGGTGTACAGCATTTTTCTCCCTGTCAATGTCCTCTTGATGAAAAAGAGGTTGAATAAATAAATGTACAAATTGATCAAGAGCTTCGGTAAATGCTGAGTTGTTTATAGAGAATAGATACCTTGTCGTATAGGAACCGGTAAAAGCATTATAAGTTCCATTGTTATTGCTTAGGAAAAGAGAAAATCCGTCATTACTGGGATATTTTTTATTTCCTAGAAAGACACAGTGTTCTGTTAAGTGTGCTAGTCCAGGAAATTCCTGAGGATCTGAGGAATTCCCTGTTTTTACTGCTAAAGCAGCCCCTGAAGTGGAGAGCCCTGGATTAGAAATTATTAGAAGTTGTAATCCGTTGGCACAGATTACCTTGGAAATTTTTTGATCTGCTATGGAAGGAGTAAGAACTTTTAGAGGACATTGATCGGGAAGCGACCTTGTGTGTTGTTTGCATGATGTTACTAATAAAGATAGCATTAAAGTAACAGACAATGCCTTCCAAATCATTCTTATAGTTCCTCATATAACTTCGTTAAAATGGAAAATGCTTTTTTCGATCTTAATACTCGTTGGCTATGTTTATCGCACTGCATAAGTTCTTCTTCGGAACATAGGCTGTCTAATAAAATCTCCTCACCAAAACTAAAGAAAATCGGAGCAAAGAAAATTGCTCGATATTCCCCAATAGTATCTTCTACAGTCGGTGGTGGAGGGAGAATGTCATAGGTTTTTAATGCGAATGGGTAGAAATGCGCCGGTTTCCCCGAAGCCTTGGTTAATAAACGAAACATTTCTATGCTTTCGGGTTGAAATTCTGTGGGATAAAGAAAATCATCTTTTGTTTTTCTGTCTCTACCTCCTGCAGGAGCTACGTAAATAAATTTCCCCCCCTCATTTAGCAGAGTTTTCAATGTTTTCATGCTTTTCTGATTATGATGAAGCTTCTCCTCTTTTTGTTCTGGAGGATTATTAATATGCCGTTTTGAGTAAATACATAATAAGTCACAACCCATACTAAAAGGACGAGCTAGGGGATCGGAGGTAACACG
Encoded here:
- a CDS encoding 1-acyl-sn-glycerol-3-phosphate acyltransferase, encoding MHFSTYLSQAFGNQSLPEPLYQKFQIYHQNYLDAATKKCSLAQAEELCLQWLKIIIEDLKDPFIFPPYHKKIRSPVDLFDFGKQFFSVLVDDERSQIHNLHQLDRIQEFIDRKDNVILLANHQTECDPQLMYYALGKTHAQLLENMIFVAGDRVTSDPLARPFSMGCDLLCIYSKRHINNPPEQKEEKLHHNQKSMKTLKTLLNEGGKFIYVAPAGGRDRKTKDDFLYPTEFQPESIEMFRLLTKASGKPAHFYPFALKTYDILPPPPTVEDTIGEYRAIFFAPIFFSFGEEILLDSLCSEEELMQCDKHSQRVLRSKKAFSILTKLYEEL